GTTACGTATCGACGGATTCGTACAGCGGGCGATCTACGCGCGTAGGAGTTAGAGTGCGGAAATGACGAGCCAGAGCACCCCGAACACCCCGACGCCGGACCAGATCCGCCGGGCGCCGAAGGTTCTGCTGCACGACCACCTCGACGGCGGTCTCCGCCCGGGGACGATCGTCGAACTCGCCCGGGACGCCGGGTACACCGGACTCCCCGAGAGCGACCCCGACAAGCTCGGCGTGTGGTTCGCCGAGGCCGCCGACTCCGGTTCGCTGGAGCGGTACTTGGAGACGTTCTCGCACACGGTCGCCGTGATGCAGACCCGGAACGCGCTGATCCGGGTCGCCCGCGAGTGCGCGGAGGACCTCGCCGAGGACGGTGTCGTCTACGCCGAGGTGCGGTACGCGCCCGAGCAGCACCTCGACGGCGGGCTCAGCCTCGAAGAGGTCGTCGAGGCCGTCAACGAGGGCTTCCGGCAAGGGGAGTCGCTCGCGCGGGAGAGCGGCCGGCGGATCCGTGTCGGGGCGCTGCTCACCGCGATGCGGCACGCGGCCCGGTCCCTGGAGATCGCCGAACTCGCCAACCGATACCGCGACTTGGGCGTCGTCGGCTTCGACATCGCGGGTGCGGAGGCCGGGTTCCCGCCCACCCGTCACCTGGACGCCTTCGAGTATCTGAAGCGCGAGAACAACCACTTCACGATCCACGCCGGTGAGGCCTTCGGACTGCCGTCGATCTGGCAGGCGCTGCAGTGGTGCGGCGCCGACCGGCTCGGGCACGGGGTGCGCATCATCGACGACATCCAGGTCAAGGAGGACGGGTCGGTCGAGCTGGGCCGCCTCGCGTCGTACGTGCGCGACAAGCGCGTCCCGCTGGAGCTGTGCCCCAGTTCCAACCTCCAGACCGGGGCCGCCGACTCGTACGCCGAGCACCCGATCGGGCTGCTGCGGCGGCTGCACTTCCGGGCGACGGTCAACACCGACAACCGGCTCATGTCCCACACCAGTATGAGCCAGGAATTCGAGCACCTTGTCGAGGCGTTCGGTTATTCACTCGACGACATGCAGTGGTTCTCCGTCAATGCTATGAAGTCAGCATTCATTCCTTTCGATGAACGACTCGCCATGATCAATGACGTGATCAAGCCCGGATATGCCGAGCTGAAATCCGAATGGCTGTTCCGGCAGACCGCTTCCACCAGCGGTTCTGTGGCAGAAGAGGGCTGAACTGGGCCGAGGGGTGGGACCGGAATGCGGGCGGGTGTTCACAATCCGTCCGCATTTCGATGTTTGCGGCGGGTGCCTTCGCGTGTTTACGGTCTTGGACCGCTCACATCCCCCGTCATCCCATTCAAGGACGCATTCACCATGAAGCAGTCTGCTGCCAAGACCCTCGGTGTCGCCGCCCTCGGTGCCGCTTTCGCCGCTGTCGGCGCGGGCGCCGCGAGCGCGGCTCCGGCGCTTCCGGACGCCACCCAGGCGCTGGGCTCCGTGACCCACACGCTGCCCGCGGAGAACGTCGCCAAGGCGCTGCCGGGCGCCGGCCAGGCGCTGAGCCAGGCGCAGCCCGCGCTCGCGGGTGGTCTGTCCGCCGTGCAGCCGGCCGCCGAGAAGGTGCTGTCCGACGGTCCCACCGCGCCCGTCGCGGGCCTGCTGGGCGGCCTCCCGCTGTCGAACACCGGTCTGCCCACCCACGGCGTGCCGCTGAACGGCATCCCGCTGGGCTGAGCCCCGCCCCCCTGAACGCGCCGATGGGGCGCACCCTGGACGAGGGTGCGCCCCATCGGCGTACGTGCGCCGGGGTCTGCGTCCTACCAGGCCTCGCCGCGCACCTTGTCCTCGGCCGGGAACAGGATCCACAGCGCGATGTAGAGCAGGAACTGCGGGCCGGGCAGCAGGCAGGAGACCAGGAAGATCACCCGCATCGTGGTCGCGGAGGTACCGAAGCGCCGCGCCAGCGCTGCGCACACTCCGCCGATCATGCGGCCTTGGGTGGGGCGGGCAATGGCGGTCATGATGGGCTCCTTCGCGAGCGGCTGTCCGAGGCCCCCCGTGTGGTTGCCTCATCTGCCTTCAACGGTACGGAGCCACGGCCCGCCCGACGTCGCTCTACGGTGCGATGCCGACCCTGGGAATCGTCGGGGTCCGTCCCTGAGCCGGTTCCTCCTGGAGGACGGCCAGGGGGTGCCGGCTCTCAGTCCTGCGGCGTAGCCAGGCGCGGGCCGCCGGGACGATCGCTGCGTGGGCGAGGGCGACGCCCACCGTGTTCATCAGCAGGGAGTCGATGTCGACCACCTGGCCCGGCACCCCGGTCTGGAGCAGTTCGATGCCCAGGGAGATCAGGGCGCCCGCCGCGACCGTACGGATGAAGGACGCGAGCGGGGAGACATGGAGCCGGCCGCTGACCATCGGGAGCAGGACGCCCAGGGGGGCCAGCAGGGCGAGGCCCTCGCCGATCCGCTTCGACGCCTCCGGCCAGCCCATGGCCAGGTCGGCTCTGATGCTGGCCAGCGGGTGCAGGTTCGGGGGCATCACCCAGGGGACGTCCCGGGGGCGCAGCGTGACCCAGGCGACGAGCACGAGATGTGCGACGAGGAGGACACCTCCTGCCACACGGATGCGAATCGCGGCGCTGCCGCCGATGGAGCCTTGACGCTGCACGCCCCACAAGACGCCCTGTCCGGCACGATCGGTTCCGGGTAGGTGCCACGCACCAGGGTGAGGCTTGCGCCACACGCCCCTTTTCGCGCCTCGTTCACCCCCGGGGCGCACGCGGCTTCAGCCGCCCGTCACCTCGCTGGACGGCGGCGCCTTGGTGCCCGGGTCGGAGCGGACGTCGTCCGTGCACTCGTAACGGCGCAGCGGCGAGCCGTCCGGGCCGCCGAGGATCACGGAGCCGTCGCCCTCGGCCGCGGCCGAGTCGGAGAACGTACAGACGATCTGGGCGAGCGCGTACGACGTGAGGTCGGCCGGTGAATTGCTCAGCCGCAGCGCGTCCTTGGGATCCTTCGCCCGCGGCCCGCTCACGGTCATGCCGCCGCGCACGTCGGTCGTGTACCCGGCGTCCTTCTCGCCCGACGACGGCGACTCCGCGAGCTGGTCCAGGAGCCCCTGGGCGACGATGACACGCCGCAGCACGTCCGCCGTGCCGTCCGGCACCTGTACGGCCCGGTCGACGGTCACCAGCGACGACCCGCACAGCAGGAACACCTGCACGGGCACCCCGCGCGCGGCCTGCGGCGACACGTCCGGCTCGGTGAGCGTGCACGGCACCCGGGACGGCGCCGCCCCGAAGTCGGTCGGCACCTCGGTGGCCCGGATCCCGCACCCGGCGAGCAGCAGGCCCAGCAGCGGGAGCGCCAGCAACGGCCGTACCGCCAGGGCACGTTCGCGGGGCCGGCCCATCAACTGTCGTACGGTCATGACGCGTTCCCCTCGGAGCCGTCCGAGCCGTCGCCCTCGCCCTTGTCGGTCTCCGGGTCCTCCGTGAGCGTGGAGGCGTCCCGGGGCAGCCGCAGGGTGAACACCGCGCCGCCGTCGGGGGAGTTGGCGGCGGTGATCTCGCCGCCGTGGATGTGGGCGTTCTCCAGGGCGATGGAGAGGCCGAGGCCGCTGCCCTCGGAGCGCGGCCGGGAGGCGCTCGCCTTGTAGAAGCGGTCGAAGACGTGCGGCAGGACGTCCTCGGGGATGCCGGGGCCGTGGTCGCGGACCGCGATGACGAGGTCGTCGTCCTCCAGGCGGACCGAGACCCGGACCGGGGAGCCGCCGTGCTTGAGGGCGTTGCCGATGAGGTTGGCGAGGATGACGTCGAGGCGGCGCGGGTCGAGCCGGGAGTGGATGCCCCGCTCGGCGTCCAGATCGACGGCGTCCAGCCAGGCGCGGGCGTCGATGCACGCGGTGATCTGGTCGGCGAGGTCGACGTCGTCCAGGACCAGGCGGGCGGTGCCCGCGTCGAAGCGGGTGACCTCCATCAGGTTCTCGACGAGGTCGCCGAGCCGCTTGGTCTCGCTGACGACGAGCCGTACGGCGGGCTCGATCATCGGGTCCACGCTGCCGGTCTCGGCGTCGAGTTCCTCCTCCAGGACCTCGACCACCGCCGTGATCGCGGTCAATGGCGTACGCAGCTCGTGCGACATGTCGGCGACGAACCGGCGCGAGGCGTCGTCCCGGGCGGCCATGTCGGCGACCCGCTTCTCCAGCGCCTCGGCGGTCTGGTTGAACGTCCGTGACAGTTCGGCGAGTTCATCGGTACCGGAGACCCGCAGCCGGGTGTCGAGCTTGCCCTCGCCGAGCCGGCGCGCGGCGATGCCGAGCCGGTGCACGGGCTTGAGGACGGTCGTCGCGGCGGCCTGCGCGAGCAGCGCGGAACCGATCAGCGCGAGCCCGGTCGCGATACCGAGCGACCAGGCAAGGGAGTTGAGGTCCTTGGCCTCCGGCTCAAGGGACTTGAGCATGTAGCCGGTCGGCCCGCCGCCGATCATCCGCGTCCCGGCCACCAGATACGGCGTGCCGTGCTCGGTGACCCGCTGCCAGTACAGGTGGTACGGCTCCTTGTTGCCGTCGGACACCGACTGCTGCTTGTTCACCGCCGTCCGCAGCGACTTGGGCACGTCCTCCAGCGAAAAGCCGTTCAGGCCGCCGGAGTTGCCGTAGACCGTCTTGTCGTTGGCGTCCTCGCCGACGAGCAGGACGCTGAAGCGCTGGCTGCTGTTGGCCATCTGGCCCGCCGTGCGCATCAGTTCGTCCTGGGTGGGGTGGACGGGCAGGGCGCCGGCGCGGTTCTGCATCTCCTGGCGGAAGTCGCGCAGGACGGCGTCCTGGGCGCGGGTGAGGACCGCCTCGCGGTTGAGCCAGTACGCGATGCCGGACGCGGAGACGGCGGCCGTCAGCGCGACCAGGCCGAAGACCACGACCAGCCTGAGGCGCAGGCTGGTGAACCGCAGCCGCCACAGGACTCCCTTACGACCCGGGCGCCAGCCGCGGATCCCCCCTGGTGCGTCGGTCACTGAGGCGAGTCCAGGCGGTAGCCGACGCCGCGCACGGTACGGATGAGGGTCGGGGACGACGGGATGTCCTCGACCTTGGCGCGCAGCCGCTGGACGCACGCGTCCACCAGCCGCGAGTCACCGAGGTAGTCGTGCTCCCACACCAGCCGCAGCAACTGCTGCCGGGACAGGGCCTGTCCGGGCCGCCGGCTCAGCTCCAGGAGCAACCGCAGCTCGGTGGGCGTGAGTTGGAGGTCCTCGCCGTTCTTCGTGACGGTCATCGCGGCGCGGTCGATCACCAGCGAGCCGAACGTGGCCGCGTCGTTGGCTTCTCGCTCCCCGCGCCGCAGCACGGCCCGGATCCGGGCGTCGAGCACGCGCCCCTGCACGGGTTTGACCACGTAGTCGTCGGCGCCGGATTCCAGTCCGACCACGATGTCGATGTCGTCGCTGCGCGCGGTGAGCAGAATGATCGGCAGCTGGTCCGTGCGCCGGATACGACGGCACACCTCGAAACCGTCGATGCCGGGCAGCATCACATCCAGCACGATCAGGTCCGGCCGCTGCTCACGCAACAGCTTCAGACCGTCCTCGCCGCTGGCAGCGGTGGCTACCCGGTGTCCCTGGCGCGTCAGCGAGAGCTCCAGGGCCGTCCGGATGGCGTCGTCGTCCTCGATCAGCAACAGGGAAGGCACGGGGCTCATTCTGGCCCATGGTGGGCTGCGGTTTCGACACCTGTACGTGTACGTAGCCCTTGCAGGCAGGTGTGCGCACCCCTAGCGCCCTTTTCTGTGACCGGACTGTCCGTTTTCTGAGGCGGGTCGCAGAGACCGACCCCTGTGACAGGTCTGTGACAGTCGGGGGACACGTCCATGAAGTGACCCCGGCAGGATTTTCGGCACGGGCAAGGAACCACGAGGAACCGAGCCGGAACATCCGAACACCGGGCAAGTCCACTACGGGGGGCGCGAGATGAACACGCTGCACAGCACCAGCAACAACGCAGTCATCACGCGTCTGCACGACGTCACCCGGGGTTCCGAGAAGTCCGGCGCTGTGAACGGGCGGGGGTGCGCTCGCAGCGTCGGGCGTCAGCACACCGGTTACATGACGGTGGTTGACGCGCACACGGGGGAAGCGCACGGGGGAAGCGCGTACAGGGAGGACACGGGGGAGCGTCGCTCGCTGTCGGAGGCGGAGTTCACCGCCTACGTCCAGGAGCGCCGCGCCTCCCTGTACGCCACCGCGTACCACCTGACCGGCGATCGCTTCGAGGCCGAGGACCTGCTGCAGAGCGCGCTGTTCTCGACGTACAAGGCATGGGACCGGATCAGCGACAAGGCCGCGGTCGGGGGCTACCTCCGCCGCACCATGACGAACCTGCACATCAGCGCGTGGCGCCGCCGCAAGCTGAACGAGTACCCGACCGAGGAACTGCCGGAGACGCCCGGCGACACGGACGCGATGCGCGGCACGGAGCTGCGCGCGGTCCTGTGGCAGGCGCTGTCCCGGCTGCCGGAACTCCAGCGCACCATGCTGGTCCTCCGCTACTACGAGGGCCGCACGGACCCGGAGATCGCGGAGATCCTCGACATCAGTGTCGGCACGGTGAAGTCCAGCATCTGGCGGTCGCTCCGCCGCATGCGCGAGGACGAGGTCCTCAGCTTCGGCCGTGACGAGGAGGACGCCTTCGGGGAGCTTGTCGCCTGAGGGTTGGGGGGAAGCGGGGAACGGGGGAGCACCAAGGGGACCACGGGGGATCGGCGCTGGGGGGCGCCGACGGGGTCCTGGGGGGGGATCACGGGGGAAGTACCACGGGGGAAAAGGAAGAGCGGGACTGGAGGGCCGGGGGGTCCGTCCAGTCCCGCTTTTTCGCGCGCCGTCAGGTGGTGGGCGTGGGTGCCGCGGCCGGACGCCGTCCGACCGCGGCCGCGGCCAGTCGGCCCAGCGCCTCGTCCTTGTCGCACGCGTACGCGCCGAGTCCCGTCTGCCGGGCCACGATCGACCGCTCAAGACGCATCAGCCGCCAGCCGCGCCGCAGCAGGAACGGCACGGACTTACGGCCCTCCCGCAGATCCCGCAGGAAGCGGCGCCGGAAGGTGCGCATCGGGCCGCGGCTCAGGCACAGCGCGTCCGCGAGGACGCCCAGCTCCTGGCACCGGGTGATGACCTCGGCGGCGAAGATGCCCTCCGCTATGAACAGCGGGGTCCGGCCGACGTCGACGGCCTCCGTGCCCGTGCGGGCGCTGAGCGAGATGTCGTAGACCGGCACGTCCGTACGGCCCGTGCGGCACAGCTCGACGATCGCGGTGACCGCCACGTCCGCGTCCCAGGAGTCGGGGTGGTCCCAGTCGATGTCCGAACTCCCCGCCACCAGCGGCAGCGTCGGGTCGTCGCCCTCTTTGTAGAAGTCGTCGAGCCGCAGCACGGGAAGACCGGAGCGGGCGGAGACGAGGGACTTGCCGGAACCCGAGGGGCCGCACAGCAGCACGACACGGGCCGGTGACGGGGAAAGGATGCTCACGGGACACCAGTTTGACGCATTCCGTACGTCCTGCCGACCCCGCGGGTCGCCAGTGGAACGCGCATCACACGTCAACTACCCTTCGTGCTGACCTGATTACCCTGCGCACCAGAAGGTGGCACCAGCAATGGCACGACACACGTCCCCCCAGCATTCGACCGCCCAGCGCGCCCTCGTCGCCCTCGCGACCGCCGGAGTCGCCCTCGGCGCGGGCGCGGCGTCGGCCGCCGCGGACACCTCGCCGGTGGGTGACGTGGTGCGGACCCGGCCCACGTCGCTCGGCAAGGTTGACCCTGCGGCGGGGCTTGGCGCGGTCGCCGGCACGGTCGGGTATGTCACCGGGCCGGTTGCCGGGCTCAAGCCCAACCCCCTTGCCGGTACGGGTGTTGACCCGCTCGACAACGGGGTCGCGACCCAGCTCGCCGACTTTCAGCCGCTTGCCTCGCGGGCGTTGACGGGGCCGGTTGCTGAGGCTCAGTCGATCGGGAGTATGCCGGTGGTGGGGCAGGTGACCGGGCTGCTCGGGGGGTGAGGTGCGGGGTCGCGTCGGGGAACTGCGGACTTGTTGCCGGGTGCGCGTCCGTTGTGGCTGGTCGCGCAGTTCCCCGCGCCCCTGAGGCGTGGCCTTCGGCCTGCCTCCTAGTACGAGGAGCCGCCTGCTCCCAGTGAACCCGTGGGGTGCCAGACCGTCTTCGTCTCCAGGAAGGCTGTCAGGCGGTCGATGCCGGGAGTCTCCGCGTAATCCACAGGCTGTGGACGGAGGACTCGCTTGAGGTTGTCTGCCGCCGCGATCTCCAACTCCTTCGCCAGTACCTCGTCCGCGCCCGCGAGGTCGATCGCGTTGACGTCCTGGTGGGCGGCCAGGGAGGGTGCGATTTCCGACGTCCTGCCGGAGAGGATGTTGACGACTCCGCCGGGGAGGTCGGAGGTGGCCAGGACCTCGCCCAACGACAGTGCGGGGAGCGGGGAGTTCTCGCTCGCGATGACGATGGCCGTGTTGCCGGTCGCGATCACCGGGGCCACCACCGAGATCAGGCCCAGGAAGGATGACTCCTGGGGGGCCAGGACGGTGACCACGCCCGTCGGCTCGGGGGAGGAGAGGTTGAAGTACGGGCCCGCCACCGGGTTCGCGCCGCCGACCACCTGGGCGATCTTGTCCGTCCAGCCCGCGTACCAGACCCAGCGGTCGATCGCCGCGTCGACCACGGCGGCCGCCCTCGCTGTATCTGATTTCTTTGAGGGCGACAGGCCTTCCGCGTCCGCGACCTCACGCGTGAACTGGTCCTTGCGGCCCTCCAGCATCTCGGCGATGCGGTAGAGGATCTGGCCGCGGTTGTAGGCCGTCGCGCCGGACCAGCCGCCGAACGCCTTGCGGGCGGCTACGACCGCGTCGCGGGCGTCCTTGCGGGAGGACTGCGGTGCGTTCGCGAGCCACTTGCCCTTTGAGTCGGTCACCTCGTACACCCGGCCGCTCTCGCTACGGGGGAACTTGCCCCCGACGTACAGCTTGTAGGTCTTGAAGACACTCAGACGCTGCTGTTCGGACTTCTCAGACATCGAGGTACGCCTCCAGGCCGTGGCGACCGCCTTCGCGGCCGTAGCCCGACTCCTTGTACCCGCCGAACGGCGAGGTCGGGTCGAACTTGTTGAACGTGTTGGACCAGATGACACCCGCGCGCAGCTTGCTCGCGACGGCCAGGATGCGGGAGCCCTTCTCGGTCCAGATGCCCGCCGAGAGGCCGTACTGCGTGTTGTTGGCCTTCGCGACCGCCTCCTCGGGCGTACGGAAGGTCAGCACCGACAGCACCGGGCCGAAGATCTCGTCGCGGGCGACGGTGTGCGCCTGGGTGACGTTCGTGAAGAGCGTCGGGGCGAACCAGTAGCCGGAGGACGGGAGTTCGCAGGACGGGGACCAGCGCTCGGCGCCCTCCGCCTCGCCCTGCTCGACGAGTGAGGTGATCCGCGCGAGCTGTTCGGCGGAGTTGATCGCGCCGATGTCCGTGTTCTTGTCGAGCGGGTCGCCGAGGCGGAGCGTGGAGAGCCTGCGCTTCAGGGAGTCCAACAGCTCGTCCTGGATGGACTCTTGGACGAGCAAGCGGCTGCCCGCGCAGCAGACCTGGCCCTGGTTGAAGAAGATGCCGGTGACGATGCCTTCGACGGCCTGGTCGATGGGGGCGTCGTCGAAGACGATGTTCGCGCCCTTGCCGCCGAGTTCGAGGGTGACCTTCTTGGTCGTACCCGCGACTGTCCGTGCGATCTGCTTGCCGACCGCCGTCGAACCGGTGAAGGCGACCTTGTTGACGTCCGGGTGCGCGACCAGCGCGGCGCCCGAATCGCCGTACCCCGGAAGGATGTTGACGACGCCCTTGGGGAGACCGGCCTGGCGGCAGATGTCCGCGAAGAAGAGAGCCGAGAGGGGGGTCGTCTCCGCGGGCTTCAGCACGACCGTGTTGCCGGTCGCCAGTGCCGGGGCGATCTTCCACGCCAGCATCAGGAGCGGGAAGTTCCAGGGGAT
The nucleotide sequence above comes from Streptomyces sp. N50. Encoded proteins:
- a CDS encoding adenosine deaminase, whose product is MTSQSTPNTPTPDQIRRAPKVLLHDHLDGGLRPGTIVELARDAGYTGLPESDPDKLGVWFAEAADSGSLERYLETFSHTVAVMQTRNALIRVARECAEDLAEDGVVYAEVRYAPEQHLDGGLSLEEVVEAVNEGFRQGESLARESGRRIRVGALLTAMRHAARSLEIAELANRYRDLGVVGFDIAGAEAGFPPTRHLDAFEYLKRENNHFTIHAGEAFGLPSIWQALQWCGADRLGHGVRIIDDIQVKEDGSVELGRLASYVRDKRVPLELCPSSNLQTGAADSYAEHPIGLLRRLHFRATVNTDNRLMSHTSMSQEFEHLVEAFGYSLDDMQWFSVNAMKSAFIPFDERLAMINDVIKPGYAELKSEWLFRQTASTSGSVAEEG
- a CDS encoding ATP-binding protein; this translates as MKQSAAKTLGVAALGAAFAAVGAGAASAAPALPDATQALGSVTHTLPAENVAKALPGAGQALSQAQPALAGGLSAVQPAAEKVLSDGPTAPVAGLLGGLPLSNTGLPTHGVPLNGIPLG
- a CDS encoding PspC domain-containing protein: MTAIARPTQGRMIGGVCAALARRFGTSATTMRVIFLVSCLLPGPQFLLYIALWILFPAEDKVRGEAW
- a CDS encoding VanZ family protein, producing the protein MQRQGSIGGSAAIRIRVAGGVLLVAHLVLVAWVTLRPRDVPWVMPPNLHPLASIRADLAMGWPEASKRIGEGLALLAPLGVLLPMVSGRLHVSPLASFIRTVAAGALISLGIELLQTGVPGQVVDIDSLLMNTVGVALAHAAIVPAARAWLRRRTESRHPLAVLQEEPAQGRTPTIPRVGIAP
- a CDS encoding ATP-binding protein, with translation MTDAPGGIRGWRPGRKGVLWRLRFTSLRLRLVVVFGLVALTAAVSASGIAYWLNREAVLTRAQDAVLRDFRQEMQNRAGALPVHPTQDELMRTAGQMANSSQRFSVLLVGEDANDKTVYGNSGGLNGFSLEDVPKSLRTAVNKQQSVSDGNKEPYHLYWQRVTEHGTPYLVAGTRMIGGGPTGYMLKSLEPEAKDLNSLAWSLGIATGLALIGSALLAQAAATTVLKPVHRLGIAARRLGEGKLDTRLRVSGTDELAELSRTFNQTAEALEKRVADMAARDDASRRFVADMSHELRTPLTAITAVVEVLEEELDAETGSVDPMIEPAVRLVVSETKRLGDLVENLMEVTRFDAGTARLVLDDVDLADQITACIDARAWLDAVDLDAERGIHSRLDPRRLDVILANLIGNALKHGGSPVRVSVRLEDDDLVIAVRDHGPGIPEDVLPHVFDRFYKASASRPRSEGSGLGLSIALENAHIHGGEITAANSPDGGAVFTLRLPRDASTLTEDPETDKGEGDGSDGSEGNAS
- the afsQ1 gene encoding two-component system response regulator AfsQ1 → MPSLLLIEDDDAIRTALELSLTRQGHRVATAASGEDGLKLLREQRPDLIVLDVMLPGIDGFEVCRRIRRTDQLPIILLTARSDDIDIVVGLESGADDYVVKPVQGRVLDARIRAVLRRGEREANDAATFGSLVIDRAAMTVTKNGEDLQLTPTELRLLLELSRRPGQALSRQQLLRLVWEHDYLGDSRLVDACVQRLRAKVEDIPSSPTLIRTVRGVGYRLDSPQ
- a CDS encoding SigE family RNA polymerase sigma factor — protein: MNTLHSTSNNAVITRLHDVTRGSEKSGAVNGRGCARSVGRQHTGYMTVVDAHTGEAHGGSAYREDTGERRSLSEAEFTAYVQERRASLYATAYHLTGDRFEAEDLLQSALFSTYKAWDRISDKAAVGGYLRRTMTNLHISAWRRRKLNEYPTEELPETPGDTDAMRGTELRAVLWQALSRLPELQRTMLVLRYYEGRTDPEIAEILDISVGTVKSSIWRSLRRMREDEVLSFGRDEEDAFGELVA
- a CDS encoding uridine kinase, which produces MSILSPSPARVVLLCGPSGSGKSLVSARSGLPVLRLDDFYKEGDDPTLPLVAGSSDIDWDHPDSWDADVAVTAIVELCRTGRTDVPVYDISLSARTGTEAVDVGRTPLFIAEGIFAAEVITRCQELGVLADALCLSRGPMRTFRRRFLRDLREGRKSVPFLLRRGWRLMRLERSIVARQTGLGAYACDKDEALGRLAAAAVGRRPAAAPTPTT
- a CDS encoding aldehyde dehydrogenase family protein, with protein sequence MSEKSEQQRLSVFKTYKLYVGGKFPRSESGRVYEVTDSKGKWLANAPQSSRKDARDAVVAARKAFGGWSGATAYNRGQILYRIAEMLEGRKDQFTREVADAEGLSPSKKSDTARAAAVVDAAIDRWVWYAGWTDKIAQVVGGANPVAGPYFNLSSPEPTGVVTVLAPQESSFLGLISVVAPVIATGNTAIVIASENSPLPALSLGEVLATSDLPGGVVNILSGRTSEIAPSLAAHQDVNAIDLAGADEVLAKELEIAAADNLKRVLRPQPVDYAETPGIDRLTAFLETKTVWHPTGSLGAGGSSY
- a CDS encoding aldehyde dehydrogenase family protein yields the protein MASASVSAFEYAPAPESRSVVDIAPSYGLFIDGEFTEAADGKVFKTVSPSTEEVLSEIAQAGEADVDRAVQAARKAFEKWSALPGSERAKYLFRIARIIQERSRELAVLETLDNGKPIKETRDADLPLVAAHFFYYAGWADKLDHAGFGANPQPLGVAGQVIPWNFPLLMLAWKIAPALATGNTVVLKPAETTPLSALFFADICRQAGLPKGVVNILPGYGDSGAALVAHPDVNKVAFTGSTAVGKQIARTVAGTTKKVTLELGGKGANIVFDDAPIDQAVEGIVTGIFFNQGQVCCAGSRLLVQESIQDELLDSLKRRLSTLRLGDPLDKNTDIGAINSAEQLARITSLVEQGEAEGAERWSPSCELPSSGYWFAPTLFTNVTQAHTVARDEIFGPVLSVLTFRTPEEAVAKANNTQYGLSAGIWTEKGSRILAVASKLRAGVIWSNTFNKFDPTSPFGGYKESGYGREGGRHGLEAYLDV